The Neomonachus schauinslandi chromosome 14, ASM220157v2, whole genome shotgun sequence genomic interval GCTTTTAGCTAGGGCTCACTCTCAGCATCTTTAGGCTGCCCTTAGATTCTAGCCACGTGACCCTCTCACAACATCGCAGTTTACTTCTCAGCCAGCAGGGAAATGCCTTTTCGGTCTGCTGCAACAGTCTCCTATCATGTAAGCTAATCAAGGGAGTGACTACTACCATCATATTCGCAGATCCTGACTATTCTCAAGGGCAGGAGGTCCTGCAAGGTATAGATATTAAGGAGCAGGAATCTTGAGGGCCTTAGAATTCTGCATCCCACACTCGGTTAGGAGAAATAATGGCCTATTGTTTTCAGATAAGGGTAAAGGCaagaaacactgataaaagaaaatttctctaCAAGTTGAAAGGGCTCTCAGAGACCCAGATTGGACTGATGAGAAAAGAGACACCTAGGTGTTGTATAATGCGGGAAAGAATTATAGGCTTGTAGGCAAAAATAACTTACTTGTGAAGAAATAATAATCAGACTGATACCAGACTTCTCTCTTGTGGCAGTGGAAACTAGAGATAGAAAGCACATACATGTTATGTTGTTATGTTTGTATGATTTAATCATACAAACAAACCTATCATACCACTTTGTTTGTGAATGTTTGTATCTGTTATGTGAACGTTTGTATCTGTTATGTGAACAACAGAAGGGTAAAGTCTTATTGATTTAatcatacaaacaaacaaaaaaaacaggaagataaccactaaaggaataaaaatctacattaaatCTCCAACCTAATAAGGGAATATTGAATCAcaggaggaaaaataagaaaagaggaaacataagttaggaaacaaaacattaggagaaataaaacaagacagaTCAATCACGATATTAAATGTGCTGGGATTAAATCTcccttttgaaaaacaaagactgtCAGATTGATATAAAAAGCAAGCTCATCTATGTGTTATTTTTAGGAGCATACTTAAACTGACAAAGagatttcctcttctgcaaatgGTAGACAGGTAATTCAGAGAAGCCTTCCTACTGAAGACAACTGAGAAGtcagcaaaatataaaaaccacCTCACTAAAAACATCAAAGAGCTAACAGGATGATGAGGTAATAACAGATCAACATCCAGAAGACAGAaatccagggaggggagagattcAGTATTTGAGATACATTGATTGCCCTTTTTACAACAGGCTCTGAGGATGCTGGAAAACTATGAATTTGCCCCATGTTGAGACCGGGGGAATAAAACAGAGTCCAGGCCTTACAAAGGATGGCACCCATAAAAACTACCTACTTTTGGGGTTGGCACCATGAAGAGCAGTAcccaagagacagaaaaaaacagaagtaacCATTGTAAGTCATCTGTGTGGCCCAGAAAATGTTAAACCCGAAAATTAGACTGAATTGACTCCAGGTTATTAATCTCCTCAGGGGCCTAGCAGAAACAAATTCACTCTagagaaatgttctaaaattgattgtctTAATGGTTATATaactgtaaatatactaaaaaccattaaattgtaTACTTCAAATGAGTAAGTGGTATGATAGGTGAATTATCTCAGTAAAGCtcttatataaaaaagaaaattctacccTAGAGGATAACAGTATCTTAGAActcaaattgtttttataaataatttttcaaaaacacttcCTTCTAAAAATAACTAGGCACATGAAAAAACACAGTGCCATGAACAAAACCAGCACAAATAACAGGTAACAAGAAAGAGATCCACTGGTACTCCCAAGAGTGAAATTATTAGGCATAACAATGTGCTGATGCACACATGGGgataaaactaaactaaaatttcggtgagaaattaaaaacagtaacattGCATATTTGgcaaaaaaggaagcaaaagattCAAATACTGACTTCCTTCTCCTGGTAATGGCAGAGTACTTTTTACCAAGTAAAGACTACTCGAAACTCTGGGAAAACTTTAAGGACAATGACCTAAAAAGATTGGAGAATAACCAGAAATGAGCAGAAACTGGAGTGACACCTACAAATGGCAGAAAGGAGTTtcctattttgtaatttttcaccTGCAGGCAGACCCCAGTTAGCATCAGTCAGGGCAAGGCTGCTGAAACTTGGTGGGACCCTACAGTCTAGACTTTGGATCTCACCCAAGATAGGAGTCACAGACCTGATTTATCTGCCCTCCTGGAACAACAACagagaagatatataaaaatggatTTCAAGACACTGACCATCGGGCAGTGAAGGACAATGAGCCTGAGAGATGGAAATAAAGAAGGGGAACCTCAACTTATGACTCAAGAGAGTTTTCCAATCTACAGTGTAGAGCCAGGAAGCCAGACAGAACCTGTCATACTTCGTGAGTTGAGGACCACATGAAATCAAGAAGAGTATTAAAGTGTAACCTCCAGGGGAAGGGAAAgccatgtttaaaatattttcttagttagaaatgtaaatatttatgcatttgtataaaattatatatatggctatatgtaagtaaaaaatagtctttttacaGACTTTGTTTTATCCAGTCTCTCCTAGGTTTGTAAACTCTCACCCTCAGTCACTAATACTCATCTTTATTACATAATAGCTGTAATGAAGGAAGCAAGAAAGTTTCTGATGcttgcatttctaaaaatgtctcttttctgGAACTccattgtatttaattattagGTAGGTATTTCTAATTGAGCCAAGCTTATCATTAATTATaatgtaattaatattaaatattataaatacattttagacCATGGAAAAGGGATTCTAATCAAAAGATCATAAAGTGCTATAAATAAGGGGAAAGCGATTATCTAGGAAAAAGAGACGTCAACATCAGGCCAGATTACTTTGCCTTTATGTATTCCCACTCTCAGCAAGTTCAGTTTGTTTTCCTTGTGTCACCTTCCCCTAGATTCTGTGACACTGTCTGTGATAGAGAAGCCTAGACAGAAGGCTTAGCCGCTGGATAAGATCCTGGACATTTAGAGTATAGAATtcatttggggggcgcctgggtggctcagttaagtgtccgactcttggtttcggctcaggtcatgtcatgatctcagggtcccacacagtggggagtctgcttgaggattctctccctccacccccgccccataCTCGctcaccctctctgtctctctgaaataaataaatcttttttaaaaatttcatttggcCCACATTGGAAATAGTTGTTAAGAATATGTCTGAGATAAGgctttttccctgtttctttttttccccctacactGGCAATGCTGGATAAGTATGTGTTTGAGTTGAGTATGTTTGAACGTAACTATTAACTTCTGGGTTTGCAGCCAGTGAGAACCAGCCAGAGAAGCCTCACTTTGATTCTCGCAGTGTGATATTTGAGCTGGATCCTTGCAATGGGAATGGGAAGGTTTGCCTTGTCTACAAAAGAGGGAAACCAGGTAAGAATCATTGACAAGCATGGTCCTGCAGTTGGGTGTGGCATGGATGACCCTGCTCTCCAGTCATGACACAAAAGGCACACTCCTCTGGATCCATGAGATGCGGCCAGGTCTCTTGGCGATGTAAAGACCCAGAAAGCCCCTTTGGTCCTCCCTGAACATCCCCTTCTTGGCCAATCACTAGAGTCTTTAAGCTATCATCATTTGTGAGTTACTGCAAAATAATGGGAGTAGGAAAATAAGTgagtaaaaactaaaagaaataatcattgtGTTTATAGACTCCTCTAACAGGCTCACGCATTAGGAAAAGCATTATCTTTCTTGTGTACTTCTCTCTGTAGGCAAGTTAACAACCTAAAATCCTGAATGAGTAGACCTCAATCTAAGACCTCAGATGAGAAATCAAGAGGAAAAGGCTCTGGTCCCTGGAGCAGCAGCTGTCACCAGttcaggccctgccctggggacTGTGGACAAGGCCCAGCCCTCTTCACATAGCTCTCAGTCTGTCGGGGTGAGAAGATAGAGACGCCAGGATTTTACCCCTAGAGGAAGGAGGGACCGACTTTGCAAAGTAGCCTTTCATCCACATCTTGGGttatggggaggggtggggcaggaggggttGTGGGGTAAGGGGAACATCTAGGCGAAGAGACTGGGTAAAGCTATGCCATGGGAAAGTGCAACGGATTTGGAAAGCATGACAATTTCAAACCATGGGGCTACCTGGTTCATCTTGTGGGTGAGGAGTTGAAGCCAGAAGCCATGCACAGCTTGGAAGGAGTTTGGACATGGCAGTGGGAAGTCCAGGTTGTTCAGTAAAGGAACGGCCGAACTGAGGTGGAAATGCACGTTTGCACAGGCAGTcttggaagaggaagagacaagggTGGGGGCCGCTGAGGGAGCTGTTACGGCCATTAGACAGGAGACGAACTAGAGGCCTGCGGGAGGAAGAACAGAAGGTGAGAAGTGAGTGCGAGGCTGGAGCTGCTGTGACCGTGCCTGTTTCAGTTCAGCCCGGACCTCCCGCAACAGCACGGGCAGGATCCAGGACAGGAGCTGGTCTGCGCTCCCCACCAGTGGCTGCTCACAGCCCTTCAGGTTCCTGTTGGAGACCCCCTCAGAAAACCAgagccttggggtgcctggggggggctcagtcggttaagcagctatcttcggctcaggtcatgatcccagggtcttgggatcaagccccgcatcgggctccctgctcagtggggagcctgcttctccctctccctctgctgctccccctgcttgtgctctctcactcatgctctctcaaataaataaaatcttaaaaaaacaaaaatcagaggcTTTCAGCGTCTGTCTCCATCAGGAAAGCTGAGACCCCAGTCTGTCCCCACCGGGGCAGGAGGCTGCTGAATGGTCAGCCTGAATGCACAGATGCCCAACGCCCAGCGCACAAGTCAGTCGGCTGACTGATCAGGGATTTGTACAAGACCAATAAAACCCCTAACAGTGGCCACGGGAGCATGGGCCTAGAGGTTGGAAGGGGTAAAAAGGAACTCTTACTTGTATTTTACATCCTTCCACTattagaatttcttctttttaaccaTGAGAGTATATCGACTTTACAGATAGAAGGAGAAAAGTATTATGCCATCCGTTCATTTCTTCTGTTCATTTGCCATTTCAGCGTTAGCACAAGACGCCGAGATCTGGTTCCTGGACAGAGCGTTATACTGGCATTTCCTCACCGATTCCTTCACTGCTTACTATCGCCTGCTCATCACGCACCTGGGCCTGCCGCAGTGGCAGTATGCCTTCACCAGCTACGGCATCAGCCCACAGGCCAAGGTAAGGGAGAAACACATGCCGTCTCAAACTGTGGGCTGATCACAATCTCTGAGGAAATGCTTCCAGTTGCAGAGTCCCAACTTGCCCGTCCCATTCAGaagacctgggatggagcccaggaacCTGCATTTTCATTAAGCAAGGCAGATGGTGCCAGTGTAGGTGGATAGCCTCACTTAATACTGATCtaagtggttcccaaacttggctgatcctcagaatcacctgggagttctctttctaattaaattttatttggggCTTAGGTCTGAGTGTTGGTTTTAGATAGGCAGTGCGTGCACACAGGAAGAGTGGAAAGTCAGTCTGATTCCCAGGCTCTCCAGCCTCCCCCAGAGGCAGCCActgtttgcatttttcttgtgctttttgcAGGGTACTTTACTGCATAGAAAGCATGCATGCATATgatttttggttcctttttttctaaatcacAAGCGCACTATACTTCTCACATCGTTATGCACCTTCTTTTCACTAACACTCCATCTTGGGGTTCATTCCCTATCAGTACATACAGAATTGTCCTTTTTAGTgatacagaatattccattgtatggatgtgcctTGTTTATGTTACAGATCTGGGCAATATTTCAAACATAGAGTTGCCTGGAAATGCTCATATACCCCCTAGTTTGAGACCAGGTGTGCCTGGAAGAACTTTGGCTGGGGTGGCAGTGAACTAGGGACTCAGCTCCATGTATGTATTCATCTGGTGGGCCTCACTTTGCCCAAATATCACCTAACATCCATCCAGTAAACATTGTGAGGTCAATAAATACGATGCTCTTTGCCCAGAAGGGGAAGAGAGTACCAGCGCCGGCAGCTTCCCTCAGCCAAGGCCTGCCGCTGGCCTCTGTCAATGCACCTTCTCTGGGAAGGTGCTGACATATCAACCTGATGGGCAGTGGCTGCTGTGAGGACAGAACAGTTAGAAGGTCACTGATGATCTGGGACCTAATCCCCATGCTCAGGCTCACTAGatcagaaggaaggaagtttACTCTCATTCTTAGTCCTTGtgctgaatttattttaaaggttatgAGACCTAATAAAGCAATGTGTGTGCCATCACTTTCACCTAAAGGAAGTGCTAACAGATTTTTGAGGCAGTTTTtcataaaaacttttttctctttgcctcatcTCCCCACCTCTCTACTTCTGGGTCCCCACTAAAGAGCATAAACAATCGCCTTTCTCCTTCGAATTGTGACCTCTCCCAATTCTCCCTTACAGCAGTGGTTCAACATGTATAAACCCATCACCTACAACACAGACCTACTTGCAGAAGAGACCAACTGCTTCGTGAACAAGCTGGATCCCAGCAGAGTGTTCAAGAGCAAGAACAAGACCTTAATCCCCAAAAAGAAAGGGCCAGTCCAGCCTGCAGGCGGCCAGAAAGGGCCCCCGGGTCCTCCCTCCACCTCTAAATCCTCTTCTAGCCCTGGAATCCCTGTCCGGAAATGAGCACCCCTACCTCCCCGCCAGCCCTACAGCAACGATTTCCATGCACAGATGGCCCAAGCCCCAGATTCTGTGAGTGGCACCATAGGCCTCTTCCCATCTGCGTGAGCCAAATCCTAGGCCTTTTACTCCCGTTGGCATTAGCCAGGAGTTCAAGGGCGTACTCAGGTCTCCCCTAGAGTCCTTTCCTCAGCCCTTGCCTCTGAAAGCTGTGGAGAGTTTCAGAACTTGTTTAAGTAGTTAAATAGAGCTGCTAAGAGCTTCCTCTCTTTCCACCCCCAACCATCTACACCCCTCAGCAGTGATCAGAGAAATCCCCCGAAGAAACCACTGATTTTGACCCATGAGGCATTAGAACTGTGCTGTTCAGTTGGTAATCACTAGCCACAGGTGGCTgtataaattaaaaactcagttcgTCAATTGCATTAGCCACATTGTGAGTATTCATGTGGCTAATAGCTTCTGTATTCAACAACAGAGATAATgggacatttccatcatcacagaaagttctgttgggcaGCACTGCATTAGAATATTTTCATGCTGCCCTTACTCAGATCAGTTCATTTTTGTTAGAGAATGTGGATACCTTAATTTGATGGGTCATAATGTTCCATGGAAATTCTTGAAGGTACAATTGtgtatgttctttttatttttcataattctcaCTGGTCCTTTTCAGTTTCCTACAAAatttgttgtttccagttttgcaGTGTGATGTTTTATACATTGCCAAAATtatcttagttttttgtttttttttttttttaaaggacgtAATTCTCTACTtga includes:
- the TPGS2 gene encoding tubulin polyglutamylase complex subunit 2 isoform X1; translation: MAEPLGRRSALPSAPLSRSVPAAAPAARGAGTRAMEETPPPGCSKPHLEKLTLGITRILESSPGVTEVTIIEKPPAERHMISSWEQKNNCVLPEDVKNFYLMTNGFHMTWSVKLDEHTIPLGSMAINSIAKLTQLNQSSVYSLPNAPTLADLEDDALEASENQPEKPHFDSRSVIFELDPCNGNGKVCLVYKRGKPALAQDAEIWFLDRALYWHFLTDSFTAYYRLLITHLGLPQWQYAFTSYGISPQAKQWFNMYKPITYNTDLLAEETNCFVNKLDPSRVFKSKNKTLIPKKKGPVQPAGGQKGPPGPPSTSKSSSSPGIPVRK
- the TPGS2 gene encoding tubulin polyglutamylase complex subunit 2 isoform X3, which codes for MAEPLGRRSALPSAPLSRSVPAAAPAARGAGTRAMEETPPPGCSKPHLEKLTLGITRILESSPGVTEVTIIEKPPAERHMISSWEQKNNCVLPEDVKNFYLMTNGFHMTWSVKLDASENQPEKPHFDSRSVIFELDPCNGNGKVCLVYKRGKPALAQDAEIWFLDRALYWHFLTDSFTAYYRLLITHLGLPQWQYAFTSYGISPQAKQWFNMYKPITYNTDLLAEETNCFVNKLDPSRVFKSKNKTLIPKKKGPVQPAGGQKGPPGPPSTSKSSSSPGIPVRK
- the TPGS2 gene encoding tubulin polyglutamylase complex subunit 2 isoform X2, producing the protein MAEPLGRRSALPSAPLSRSVPAAAPAARGAGTRAMEETPPPGCSKPHLEKLTLGITRILESSPGVTEVTIIEKPPAERHMISSWEQKNNCVLPEDVKNFYLMTNGFHMTWSVKLDDLEDDALEASENQPEKPHFDSRSVIFELDPCNGNGKVCLVYKRGKPALAQDAEIWFLDRALYWHFLTDSFTAYYRLLITHLGLPQWQYAFTSYGISPQAKQWFNMYKPITYNTDLLAEETNCFVNKLDPSRVFKSKNKTLIPKKKGPVQPAGGQKGPPGPPSTSKSSSSPGIPVRK